In Ammospiza nelsoni isolate bAmmNel1 chromosome 11, bAmmNel1.pri, whole genome shotgun sequence, the genomic window TGCAGAGACCCAGGGTGTGTGGGAAGCATGGCAGGCGCCCACAGAGGTTCCTCTGTGTTTTAGCACAGATATCCAGCTGAGAAGAAACACTCTGGGGTTTGGGAGAAAACAGGTCTGGTGTTTAATGCAGTAAATTAAGAAGCAAACAGCATTGAAAAAAAGCCAGCTCCCCCTCAGAGTGTGCTGGTGTTGTACAGAGACACTCATTGGATTCTCATGTCCACGGTAAGGCAGGACATGGCGGCTGGGTCTGACACCCCACTTCTCCTTAGATCTAgtgggacaggaggaaaaagccACTGGGTAACGAGCTGAAATCCCTCACTCGGTGCTGGGGCACTCTGAGAGCCGGGCCTCTGTCCTCACAGCTGAGCTACATAAAGGGAAATCATGGCATTGCTGCCCAGAAGGGTGTGAGGGGAGAGATATGGGGGAGAACTGTGAGGGAAACTGTGAGGGGAGAGTCATGAGCGGCAAACCGTGAGGGCAACTGTGAGGAAGGAGCCGTGAGGGGAACGCCGTGAGCGGGAACTGTGAGGGGAAACCGTGAGGGGAGAGCCGTGAGCGGCAAACCGTGAGGGGAACTGTGGGGGGAGAGCCGTGAGGTGGAAGCTGTGAAGGGAGAGCCGTGAGCGGGATCTGCGAGGGGAGCGCCGAGAGGGGAAGCCGTGAGGGGACAGCCACCACCCTGTGCCATGCCGCCACCGTGAGGGCCCTCGCCAAGGTGTCGCTGTAAGCAACACAGTTCTGGGCGAAGTCTCCAGGTTTCTGTGCTGCCCCTTTGATCAGCTCCTCCTCAGATCCCCTGGTGTGAAGAAATTACACTGACACTGTGTCATCAGggtatttttaaattgcatttgaCAGACAAAATCGTTGCCTGTAGTGCCAAAGTGCCCACGGAATTATTCTGAGCCCCAAGTGAAATGAGTCACCACAGTGTGCCAAGCTGAGTCCAACAACCTTTTTTATTAAACAATTATAGCAAACATTATCCAATATATAGAAAGAAAGCATGTAATAAAAATGAACATGGAATTTTACTCTTTGACATGAGTATTTTCACTACTTAAGGACTTACAGTAGAAATTAGCTACTTGAGTCTACAGTGACTTTAGTGCAAGGaacagaaaacatttgaaaaatgttaCAACAATCATTTTGGTGAGTCATGTCCCAGTCCACCGTCAGCCAAAGACGCTCTTGGCTGGCTCATCCTTTGGTTTCTCAAAGACTGTTTCACCCCCTGTCCGAGCCCCGCTGAATATGGaaggtgctgcagagcccatTTGTTcttagaaaagaaaaccaggagAGACAATCAGTGAAATACCACCCGAATTCAAGGGAGTCAAATTAGTGCTGCTGAAATACACATATACATTTGATAAATACTTCACTTGTCCACCAGATGAGGAACCCTTTTACTTGAAAAGGGCAATTAAGTCAATGTTTTACTCTGCTTAATTGCTTCCAGTCAAGGAGACTTACCACACTGCCTCATCACTTGGTAGGTCTTAGATTTAATTTCCTGGTTTTTGGCAAGGTTTCCTCTGGCTCCTTTGAGGTCTTCTTCCTTCACTGGAGGACGCTTCTTTTTCACAGGGGCTGGCTAAGAAACAGACCCACACatcagtattttgttttcaaagcacAGGGAACAAAGCTGCCTCCACCCAAAGGCTACAACATACAGAGTTGCTAACACAACATTTCACCTATTTCAGTTCTGAAATTACATACTCAACTACTTCAGATCTTCCCATAATCACAATTCCACTGCCCTTCTCAAAATCAGCTACCATTCTTACCGCTCTGAAATTGTCTTTTTATTGTACAGCCTTTGAAAGAGCAATGAAAGAGcaacttaatttaaaaaaaaaatcgtAGATTTTCTCTGTCCACCCCTACCAGCTTATTCTGCAAGTATTGATTGGTAATTCAAGAACCTGCCCAatatttggaaaggaaaaatcacTTTATTACTAAATTTGGCTTGTGTCTACTTACTAATTCTTTGGGAAACTTGTCAGAGAGATTCCAAATCTGGACTTGGCTTAAGTTCAAATAAACACTTGACCCATGGTTGATCATCTTAAATTTAAGGAACAAAAGGATCTGAGCATTCAACAGGGCTCTCTACTGAACACATCTAAAGCCCTGGATTTGGAACccaaagaaggagaaggaaaccTAATACAGAAACAGATGCATCATCAGGTGGTGCTCTGCTAAAGCCAAGTACTAATCTGTTCACAGTTTATTCCACTACAAGGAAATAGGGATACCATTGCTTCATCAGCCTACCCCATCTTTAAATTACTGCCCAGTCAGACACAACCCCACTCTGCAGCAGCCAACACCATAAGCATTCCTCCATCAGTTTATTATTTCATGGACAGATTTTCAATGTCCCACCAGGTAGCCCTCATGGCAAGATTCAGGGGCACAGGGATATGATCAAGAGGAACAGAAGACCCCCACACTCCAACTCTAATAGATTTGCACACTGAAAGATCAACAACAAACTTCTCTGACCATCACTACATACACAGGGCTTCTGATATTTGGGTTCTGGCACTGGTGGAGCCCACTCAGGCACTGCCTGTGAGGGTAAAAGCAGTTGTGGAGGGAAACAAATCCCTCGAGGCTGGAGCAGCGGGTCCCAGGGAGCCTGCAGAGACAGTGCCTGCATGGCTGGCTCCTGGATGGGTGGGCTGGCCCCACTGGAGCCTTCAGCACGATTTCTGCCTGCTGCAAATTCCTGGGAACGCTCAGAATAGCTCACTGTCAATGCCACTCGCATGTGTTGtgggaaacaaaacatttaCGAGATCTCTGGGGAAAACACTCATGAGTAGCCAAAGCAAGCGAGGGGAAAGGGTGTCAGCAAACCCTTCAAAATTCACAACACCTCGTGCATGGCTGTTCAGCTGGTGAACCAAACATCCCCACAGCCAGGAGTCACCTGTCCTTCCGGAATGACAACTGGCACATGATGGCAACAGTCCCTCATGCCCATGGCACGCTCCACAGGCAGCCAACCCAGGAAGGGGAAAAGCCCCTTGCTTTAAGAGCAATGTGAAATCTGCAAGGATCCTTCACTCATTATTGGTAACAGACACTAACTGTGAGGCTTCTACCCACTGGGCCAAGGGAATTCCTGGGGAAAGGGTGAGGAAAGGTGGCTCTTGGCATGCAGAAAGATACaaccaggctgagcagagctcttGAATGTCAcccagttattttaaaataaaccatcTCATGCTTTGATCACAGAGGAttttccagcaggacagttgCTGTGGATTAGTTGGCCCCAGCTGAAGAGCAAAGCTGGTGCACAGAGAGGTTACGGTgagccagggccagcagctgccactgtCACAGCCCCACCACTGCTAACTGCTGCCAGAATTTCTGAGCAGGGGTTGCAGGAGCCATTCCTGGCACGGGAGTGCAGCCTGTGCTTTATCTCCTCCTGTCACAAGACAGAAAGTGCTACTTTACAAGACATACAACTGGGTTTTAAGTGCTATTTTCTttggaggaaagaaaatcagctgaACTGAGTTACTCTCTATGGCTGAAGAACTGTGCTCTCCTACTCTCTCTGTGTTCCTACTCTCCATCACACTACTCCTGTAAAACTAATGCTGAGgagagctctgccaggcacacacagcttGTGATGCAAATGTAACATTTACCTGAAACCTCACCATTTCTGAGCTCGTTTCAAGAGCACTTTGAAACACTAATTGGGGCATGCATTAAAGACAAACCAATAGTTATAAAATCAATATAAAAGTATTCATTTTATACAAAATTTCAGTCTCAAATATCTTATCCTAACCCTTAGAATTTTCAGTCCCACTCTTTTCTCCTGCATGTTAATGCACTAAGCTTTACACAGCGACATTTCAGCACAGCCACCTCTTtgcaaaacagaatttcagaatCACTGTCTGAGAAAGTATGTTAGAAAGGCAGAGATTCCTCCATCTGTGAAACATCCCAACGCAGGGCAggggaaaggatttttccctttctacacaaataaaatatttaag contains:
- the LOC132078076 gene encoding musculoskeletal embryonic nuclear protein 1 isoform X1 — translated: MSQPAPVKKKRPPVKEEDLKGARGNLAKNQEIKSKTYQVMRQCEQMGSAAPSIFSGARTGGETVFEKPKDEPAKSVFG